tatgtatttataagtaataaattttgatgCATTGAAAAAGAGGAGTAACTTTAAAtgtaattcaaaaaaaaattgcaacaaaattgtagaacaaaaaaaaaaaacttaactCAACTTGAATTTTATTGAGTTAAGGATCATATGTTTTAAATTGAGCAAACTAAGTATTTCATGAAAATANNNNNNNNNNNNNNNNNNNNNNNNNNNNNNNNNNNNNNNNNNNNNNNNNNNNNNNNNNNNNNNNNNNNNNNNNNNNNNNNNNNNNNNNNNNNNNNNNNNNNNNNNNNNNNNNNNNNNNNNNNNNNNNNNNNNNNNNNNNNNNNNNNNNNNNNNNNNNNNNNNNNNNNNNNNNNNNNNNNNNNNNNNNNNNNNNNNNNNNNNNNNNNNNNNNNNNNNNNNNNNNNNNNNNNNNNNNNNNNNNNNNNNNNNNNNNNNNNNNNATATAAGGAAAACCCCAAGTTATGTaatgattttttcataaattataaaatattaataattatgtaatatttttaaatttattcgAATGGACGAatctttttacaattaattAATACATTAAAAGGAGTGATCATTTTGGAATATTAAtattagaataaaaaaaacgttgcaTCCATATTTTCttgatgtatttttattacaaaattagataattataaaacaaaataggtCGTAatttacccccttttttttaaaaaaaaataattataaaaacattagaaaataaatttagaCACAAGAATATCATACATGTAACGTCGcaattttgaacaaaatttatatttatatttaaaaatgtatataataatttatatatacaataataTGCTATAAATAAGATAtagaaagaaatatgaaattttaaaaaaatatattcttaattAACTTTACTTTTATagcgtttaaaaaaattataatttattattttctattaacATAGGTataagaaaaagcaaaacaagttattttaattaattccaTGGAATTAAtcagatgaaaaaaatataataagacAGTGCATCATAATGGTAAAAGATTTTACGGCATAAAagtacttttattttatatatatcatcgGGTGTCGCttcataattataataataatcgTATGTGATGCAGTACTATAGTAATTTTTccatcatttaaaaaatataattttataagcCTATTTGGtataactaaaaaaaaaattattattaggaaaaaaaagtacattaattttgtagtatcaattttatgaaaatgaTCATACGAATGATAGCAGAATTgtgttgaatttttttatatatggaattatttatatatttagaaaagtgtctgttttattttattgtattaGACTTTCGCTTTATAACGAAGAGgtcatttatatatgaagtttatttaataatttttaaaataaatatgtaggCATTTTCGTCTGAaccgtaaaaaataaatcacaaatttgtataataTGAACTGAATAAAATTTGATATCTTCTTATGAAAAGCCTAGGCTACAGGTATGCGTTCAAGAGAATATGATTGTTCTAAAACTATATGTTTACTGTTTATTTGTCTATCATCTACATTCGttttgtttatgtttttcatATCTACATAAAATCAaagaaatttatataaatatatttactttatgCGAAAGAAAATGATTCATCTTTTAGTAAATTATAGACACATGCCAAATgagatatgtacatacaaacattaaaattttcgctCATTTGTTTATTCGTGTAGGTTTTCTGCTAATTTCTTCTATCTTTGcctataatttttatacagcattgttttattattctaGAAGACATAGTTACACTAATtataaagcataaaaaaaaaaaggctatgTCTATGTATATTCGGTTTAAACGAGAATATAGGACTGTTATACTGATAATATTAAAAGGCATCAAATATGTAGTTTAAAAGTTTGCAGTATTTTTCtcatgtaatttttaatgttataCGCATATAATTGTTTATCGTATAATAAGTGCACCCATGTAAagctatatattttaattaatgtaTTAATAGAACGATATGGctaaattttacaaataatttttatcatcctACTGTAAGTTCAAGCCAAATCcgtttatatatttagatatatttctttaattaATTAGTTCTGAAGAAATGTTGTTCAACGCATCTAAAGCTTAAACAATTTAATTACACCTACGTAAGATacatgaaataaaaaaatatcgaaaaatTAACAACTATGAGACAAGCGGTTTATGTTTACTTGTGGACATTAAAATagtgtaaattttttgtagttTTGCGGGTTATATATAGTTTTTATGTCTACTTAACTGCAtctataatgataaaaagaaTGATATCTTTTGCATGAACTATGAATTgggaaacaaaatgtatGAATTCTTGAATGATCTTCGACTTACAAGGTGAATTCATTCCCggacaaaaataacatagcttacaatttaatttttagtaTTCTTAGTGTAAccttttaagaaaaaatatacaaataaaaagaaaaatatggacaTGAATGTTCTCCACCTAGCAAATTCTATTCACcacacatttattttatttaacgtAAAAGAGGCACAAATTGAAAATGAACAATTAGGTACAATCAAAgtgttttttacttttttataacGACAAAACTACATTGCTTAGAAGGCATTATAATAAACACTCGTGGCGGAAAATAgtttaaagagaaaaataaatggtaTACGTATATTTACACTATTCgcacaaaattgtatttattatttaagcttagttttgtttttgtttaaatttttttatcttttttaatttttgccttttttcttatttcgtaacatttatttaaaagaacCGAATATGTGTACTTCTTTTGCCAATTTGATTAATGATATTCTACATTCAGTTCAACAAGGCgtttcataaaatatatacttttaAATTGATATCTAAAACagacaaaataataaaagtgTATTAAACACCTTTTAGATAAAATANTGTATATACAGTTCATAATAACTGTTagaatgtatatatatattttttttttttaacaatacgtatatttttatttttatataatagtcaaatttaaattcatattttgtaaaaatactTCATTGGGGTGTTTTATTATGCATCTCGCTGATTGCAAAGAATCAAATAATTTAccttatgcaaaaaataactgcGCGAAATACtgcataaaaaaacattttatttttaatatttgtatataaaatacgTATATCAATAAGAATGtcaaatatttaattaaaaaaNNNNNNNNNNACCAAAAATatctaaaattaaattaacaCATATTGACTAGGTGTATTAAAgggtaaaaatttaaaaaaaaaaaaaaagaattatatttaatttttatatatatttcaatatatataactttATTAAGAGTGTACAATAAAATGTCGTGCAATCAAAAATTCAgtaatgattaaaaaaaatatctaattaatgaatatataagAATGTTTCAATATGATAACAATGTCATATGTTTAATTATTCAAGTGGATACTTTTTTAgggtataatatttttgcaagaCATCATTCACTAAAAAAAACtctattaaatttattattttactgaggatatatttacattactacaaaaaaaaaaaaaaaaaaataaatatataatattatatattcttattTATTACCTTTTAATTATGTGTGCTACAAagcatgaaaaattataatacaaACAATGTCAATGCCGCAACACTAGTGGCAATAAAAACATTTGGCGATGACAAATGTAATAAGAAAATGGATATTAATATACTCAgtggtgaaaataaaagaatgtAATCATAAATTAATTCACTAATCCacttaaaattgttaatatatgcattaattttattcctcATTTCCAAATATTTACGTTTAAACGTACTCATTTCTTCATAGATTCCATCAAGTGTCGTTAGATCTTTATCCTCAATGTCTATATCCAAATCAAGAAACTCATCCAGATAATCtggttcttcaaaatgttgaGTTTCAATCaaaatttcaaattcttcaaattcttcCGTGTCCTCGAGGGTGTCTACTTCGTCATATTCATATGATCTTTCAGGTAATGAATTAACTTGTaacacattttcttttccattagATAAATAATTTCGTGTTTGTGATAATTCaggattttttaatttaataattttgtctttGGTGTTAAGTTCtggataataatttaaaaacacaTTATAATAAGATATCAATTCTCGTAAGCGTTCTTCTCTTTCGTCATCTTCCATATCCTCTAAGGAATATAGATTTGGCTGACTTCCGCTATCGTAACTATCATACTCGGTTAAAACTCTAAACTTTTTAACACTGAAAATGTTCAGCTCACAATGTTTTTCGtcacataatttattacatgAACTctataaaatttgaaaacgttaaaaatgaataaaaatatgcgtCACCAAGTTAGTGCAAGGATTTTCGTTATGCGGGGAAAGGCATAAAATCTGAGTAAActattttaacattttttacgtaatcatttttatattacatCATTggaatttgaagaattccataaaaaaaagataaatattaGCACTTgaacatgaaaaagaaacatattCGTTCTGCCTATTTGTGGGAATTTCTTAATAATTCCCAAGCTCGTGATAGGTAATTTGTTTTCAAGCattcttatatttttgcttacaTATACTGATAAATGTACagtaatatatgtaattttatgtttttcttattGGCCCctattttctaaattatgaacaaaatggtacaatgaaaattaatttaaaaaatttaaaacataattaaaaacaaaaacttcaaaaaaatgatgaacaaaaagggattgaagaagcacatattaatacaaaattattaaacctaaaaaagttataaaattattcctttttaatataaaaaagaagaacagaATTGTTGAATATTCTTTACgtagaaattataaattaaattattaaaaaaaaaaatacgaaaaaaaaaataaacatagcTATAATATGGTCGGAATAATTATTCTTCAAATTAGGTatggacgcaaaaaaaaaaaaatatttttacgctTAATAAAAACACAAAGCGCTATGATTTACATACCAGTTtcataaaatgtatatataaattatttttaacagtAAAGTAATGTTGTatgatttattattatatgataaaaatattacatggATAGTTTTTTTATGCACAATAAAtctataaattaaaatttatatttgtattattcAGGTTTAAATCATTCTTTTTGGTATTAAGCAATGAGAAGTGCGCAAGATAAataaagttatttttttgtaatccaaaataaaataccaaaaatatttttacttgaCAACAGCCTTCGTAAATGGGTAAAAAaggtttataaaaaatttagtaaaTTAAAGATTGATTTATCGTagtaatttaatttgttacgTTGtattgatatatttataagttaagcaataaaaatgtataatcaTATATTGTAATGAAAATcgtgcgtttttttatagtatataattttcactcttttttgccttatCTGAGGTGGATAAAATTTTGCgttattcaaaaaatatattttgaaaaaacaaaaataagtaCGCAAAAGATGAGAGgcatatgtaaaaaaaaaaaagtacacagCTATTACATATAATGATTACTATTAATTATAACAAATATTGCTACCCTAATGTCTTAGTGAGCATTTTATAGATCTGTAAtgaaatatgtataataagAAGTTTACATATTAAAACAGtgctaataaaaaattcgtCAATTATGTAACTTtcgaaataaaatgaaaagttaaaattgCTACGGATATCATTGCAAATGATAATTCGTATGCTATATTGGAATGCAAATAAATGCCAAGCGAGCATTGCATTCAATAAAATTGGTACGTGTGTGAATCCAGTTTTATGCTTATATAATACAAATGCTGACGTTTGTTCGAAACAAGAgcttaataaatatttagtTGATATcatgtaataatatacacataaatgtTTATGCTATTAAGAAGCATTCGTTCTATTAACACACACTTCTATCTCCAACATTTTGCTATAATGCCTATGACTAACTGGAGCAACAAAAACGGCAATTAACACTTTTGTTTACCATGAAAGgaacaaaggaaaagggaatatattttaaaatattacttTATCCTTAAATTGTTTTCAAAACCGACGCAATATATATCTAAAGGTAGTCATATTTTGGTTCAAAGTGCACACTGCGCACATGTTGACATTATTATATGCCGTTGAAAATGTTGACAGCGTAGGTTCTCTAACGCATTGTAACAATTCGAGTGAGATGCAAATAAATGGTtaagaaattattatatacgaaataatatgataattttttaagtagtAAGGTGCAATAAATGCTAAATTTATGatgtacacaaaataaataaagtgTAGAAATAACCGCTGTGTTCATATATGATGAACTGTTGTTAATGTGATATCGAATAACATATATAGCACAAGggaaacaattttaaaacaagACCATTTCTTATAAATTGTATACTTCAATTAGATGTAAGAGCACATCCAAAATGTGTCAGATTTGTGTAGTAGTTAAAAGAGTTATTTGTTTCTCGctcctttttaaatcttATAGTGAAACATTATTTTGCAAAGGAAAAAGCGTCAAATATGcccaaaaaattcttttataatatgtgtaGATTTTCATTTCTTGTTGCTTCAAAATAATAATGGCTCATAGGGTGCTAAACGGAGAAGTAATTTGTTCAtcatttcttaaaaatttaattttatcttaTAGAAAAATTAGAGAATGGACCAATCNTAGTATCTCTTAATGAGACATTTACTATTTTAAGGAGAAATCTTTTGATATACCTAGCGAAGTAAAATGTTTGCAACATGTCATATGGCTATTTACATCGTTTTTATGTGACAGTTGTTTTATAATTAGGTATTTATAGGAATAAATGCCTCTGAGTGTTCAATGGAACATTCACTTGATAATAGCGCCAAAACATCAGTAACATTTCCTATGTTtaaggtaaaaatgggaaaattaaataatgaaCTGAAAAAGTAATTTATTCTAGGGTGGATATACAAAttcatgaaataaataaaatgtaaaaagatATAGGGGGAAAAgtgataaggaaaaaaagaaactgaagaatgcatttttgcgcataaatatattaagaaAGTATAGAGGGTATACACATCTTCgttaagcaaaaaagggataggCTTAACCTAAAAAATTTGCCATAGTTTTGTTCCCTTATATTTTAAAGGAAAACAGTGtgaatatatgaacataaattatgtttgtgtaaaattatattttgaaaattatttaatgataagTTATTTGTTCGTATATTAACACAATCCTACTAATGCAGAATATCATGTTTTAATATGATCACCATGTACGGAGCGGAATTATTATTCAAATAATCAAGCTTTTGATAGGGTCTCACCAATGAAATGGTGTAAATTTAGAACAACTTTTCAATAAATtgtgtataaataaattaggACCGTTTATATAAGTATTGGATTCATCATATGGATATATAGTTTTTAGTTGATAGCTTTAATGTTGCGTTATAAGTCTATTTTATagtattttaaaacattttatttcttgaaTGGAGTGATTTAATTATGACGAAAAAAGGTAGTCCTAAACTATAGGAAAGGGCATTGCTTAAAATTGTGAATGGggtaaatataaagaataataaacaaattatgggcaacaaatatatatatttacataattaaatattcatGCAATCTAACTGTTGACAACTAATtagtaatataataaatgcacaatgtatttatgtttttcttaattCGTTATGATAATGTTGCACCTTAGCGGCGTAGTGAAATAGCCGAGTCTAAGTCTGCATTGCATTTAGAAATCGTAGcatatcaaaaaatatagtggCTAAAAATGTTAACTTTCATGTTTCAGCCTCATATTATTAGAGGCCAGAAATACGATTTCAATGCATCATGAATGGCATATGCAAGCTCGCTATATTTTCAGATTAGTAATTCcatttcttatatatattacccGACTGATGGAACAAAACGCAAGGATCATAAATAGGAATATACTGTAGAATTTAGCATTTTGTGaataaaatgtgcacaaaatTAATGCGAACTaagtttaatttatttcGAGGTCTTTTCAGCATgaatgtttttaaatatatactgTATTGTCGTAAGAGTACGTAAAGACGCAGGAATATTTGTTGAGTGTATAATAGCTTCTTCTTAATCGTCacatgaaataattatttacgCAGTAGACATTGAATAAGAGCAGAAACTAAAACCATAGACttctatataaatattcatcaaaataataaattatacattttttttttatatatgatgTTAGATATTGTTTAAGACATCATGTTActtcttaaaatgtaaataaaaaaaaaaaaagaaggaaaaaaaaaaaaatttacattttataaaagaagTACTCGCTGCATGATGTAACTATGGTaatcattatataatatattacatataggATGTAAAAGGCTTATGggttataaatatacatatatatatatagaatacAGAAGGACgtatcttttttaaaatgggttTCCTCTCATAATATCAATGAACAAttgataatttaaataaacagctaatatatgaataaacCATGTgtattaggaaaaaataaacaatatcataatttaaaatagaaCTCCAAgataaaatgtaataatataaataaacccTATCATAAATATAGTACAACATGAAATCGatctaataaatatataaaatcatAATATAACATCAAAATTGCCTactaaaatggaataattatattcttcTTGATTTCTCAGATCTTCTATGTTTGTGATTTTTTGAGAAAGTTTtgtatttcaaaattttatttgatatttttaatccTTTCTTTAGGTAGTAGGTTCCCAAGAGCATGCTCACAAAGGAAAATGTTATGGCTGCGGGAATTGCCATAGGGTATATGGTCCACGTAGCAAGGTAACCAAAATAATTAGCGACCTTcaggaatataaaataagaaacTAATGGAAAAGCAACTGAAAGGGACAATACGAGGGGTAACAATGCTTTATTATTACTCATAGCATATGCCAATTTGCTAAGAGCTCCTCTGGGTTtgattcccattttttcatcttgtgccttattttttaagtatcgTAACATTTCTAATTCTACCTTGGAATCAAATTTTCTAAACATTTTACCCAACGCGGTGTTTGCAAAGAAACCTCCACTACGTCTACTgccatatttattttgttgtcgTCTTTTTTCCATGTGATAGCGAATTTCATCATCTATATCCATTCTTCTTCTACTAGAGGATCTTCTACGCTTACTACGATGTTTTGATGATTCAGCCATTCTGTGGCTTTCTTCCTCATCACCATCAAAATCATCTCGTTCATCAAAAAGACTATCCATACTACCAAAATTCTTTGATGCATCAACTTCTTCTTCGCCATCATCAAAATTATCCAAGTCTAAGGACTCCTCTGATTTATCAAGGTTATCACGATCCCTCATTtctttatgttttttctttaaaccGTCGCGGGAACTGCTGCTTTTAGATCGTGAATTAGAGCTATCACTATATTTTACTACACCTAAACGATCCTTCAAAAAGTTCTGGTACGATGCCTCATTAGATTCTAGTCCTCCATTTTCATCGTTCATCAAGGCATTTAATCGGctcaacaattttttctcgtCTCCATCTAATAAAcccattattttttcccttagtAAAATGTTATTCTGTTGTGTTTCTATATCAGTTTCACCCCTTAATGATCTACTAATCCTCACACCTAAGGtgtcattttggctagttccATTAACCCATGATGTACCCAGTTCAGTTAcctaaaatgtaaaaagtacATTCAGAATTTATAGAGTACACaaatattatgataaaaaaaaaaaagtttcatctttagcaaaaagaaaaaagttaatcATAATAAATGCGgggattttaaaatttaatagtTATTATCATACGTAGTTGGGATATTGCCAGGAGCACAGTACAAAGCTAAATATAGAAAGTTTCGCAAGTGATATcatttgtgattttttctttagcgTAAACAAGTTCCAAAttgtgatatattttttgtttatatatttgtggaTTATatgattgttttttttgttaataggAAATTCTAATAAAATCGTTTTGTATGTGATTTACTGTTTTTTCTAAAGTGNNNNNNNNNNNNNNNNNNNNNNNNNNNNNNNNNNNNNNNNNNNNNNNNNNNNNNNNNNNNNNNNNNNNNNNNNNNNNNNNNNNNNNNNNNNNNNNNNNNNNNNNNNNNNNNNNNNNNNNNNNNNNNNNNNNNNNNNNNNNNNNNNNNNNNNNNNNNNNNNNNNNNNNNNNNNNNNNNNNNNNNNNNNNNNNNNNNNNNNNNNNNNNNNNNNNNNNNNNNNNNNNNNNNNNNNNNNNNNNNNNNNNNNNNNNNNNNNNNNNNNNNNNNNNNNNNNNNNNNNNNNNNNNNNNNNNNNNNNNNNNNNNNNNNNNNNNNNNNNNNNNNNNNNNNNNNNNNNNNNNNNNNNNNNNNNNNNNNNNNNNNNNNNNNNNNNNNNNNNNNNNNNNNNNNNNNNNNNNNNNNNNNNNNNNNNNNNNNNNNNNNNNNNNNNNNNNNNNNNNNNNNNNNNNNNNNNNNNNNNNNNNNNNNNNNNNNNNNNNNNNNNNNNNNNNNNNNNNNNNNNNNNNNNNNNNNNNNNNNNNNNNNNNNNNNNNNNNNNNNNNNNNNNNNNNNNNNNNNNNNNNNNNNNNNNNNNNNNNNNNNNNNNNNNNNNNNNNNNNNNNNNNNNNNNNNNNNNNNNNNNNNNNNNNNNNNNNNNNNNNNNNNNNNNNNNNNNNNNNNNNNNNNNNNNNNNNNNNNNNNNNNNNNNNNNNNNNNNNNNNNNNNNNNNNNNNNNNNNNNNNNNNNNNNNNNNNNNNNNNNNNNNNNNNNNNNNNNNNNNNNNNNNNNNNNNNNNNNNNNNNNNNNNNNNNNNNNNNNNNNNNNNNNNNNNNNNNNNNNNNNNNNNNNNNNNNNNNNNNNNNNNNNNNNNNNNNNNNNNNNNNNNNNNNNNNNNNNNNNNNNNNNNNNNNNNNNNNNNNNNNNNNNNNNNNNNNNNNNNNNNNNNNNNNNNNNNNNNNNNNNNNNNNNNNNNNNNNNNNNNNNNNNNNNNNNNNNNNNNNNNNNNNNNNNNNNNNNNNNNNNNNNNNNNNNNNNNNNNNNNNNNNNNNNNNNNNNNNNNNNNNNNNNNNNNNNNNNNNNNNNNNNNNNNNNNNNNNNNNNNNNNNNNNNNNNNNNNNNNNNNNNNNNNNNNNNNNNNNNNNNNNNNNNNNNNNNNNNNNNNNNNNNNNNNNNNNNNNNNNNNNNNNNNNNNNNNNNNNNNNNNNNNNNNNNNNNNNNNNNNNNNNNNNNNNNNNNNNNNNNNNNNNNNNNNNNNNNNNNNNNNNNNNNNNNNNNNNNNNNNNNNNNNNNNNNNNNNNNNNNNNNNNNNNNNNNNNNNNNNNNNNNNNNNNNNNNNNNNNNNNNNNNNNNNNNNNNNNNNNNNNNNNNNNNNNNNNNNNNNNNNNNNNNNNNNNNNNNN
This sequence is a window from Plasmodium cynomolgi strain B DNA, chromosome 3, whole genome shotgun sequence. Protein-coding genes within it:
- a CDS encoding hypothetical protein (putative) yields the protein MLENKLPITSLGIIKKFPQIGRTNMFLFHVQVLIFIFFLWNSSNSNDSSCNKLCDEKHCELNIFSVKKFRVLTEYDSYDSGSQPNLYSLEDMEDDEREERLRELISYYNVFLNYYPELNTKDKIIKLKNPELSQTRNYLSNGKENVLQVNSLPERSYEYDEVDTLEDTEEFEEFEILIETQHFEEPDYLDEFLDLDIDIEDKDLTTLDGIYEEMSTFKRKYLEMRNKINAYINNFKWISELIYDYILLFSPLSILISIFLLHLSSPNVFIATSVAALTLFVL
- a CDS encoding hypothetical protein (putative) codes for the protein MLRYLKNKAQDEKMGIKPRGALSKLAYAMISYFIFLKVANYFGYLATWTIYPMAIPAAITFSFVSMLLGTYYLKKGLKISNKILKYKTFSKNHKHRRSEKSRRI